The following coding sequences are from one Culex quinquefasciatus strain JHB chromosome 1, VPISU_Cqui_1.0_pri_paternal, whole genome shotgun sequence window:
- the LOC6034422 gene encoding uncharacterized protein LOC6034422 has translation MRRLRERRRTGQTTFGRSEQGGATADVTFVAGGVRRGGRRGIADISVPNLASENPEQGIYPPMEADTISLHDPVVQIDEEEMPSNSAPSQSDSISDGASQGRSLNLCEVFEVWVNSIVFHRARSSQCKQTELRQGHS, from the exons ATGAGACGGTTGCGGGAGAGGAGGAGGACTGGACAGACAACGTTCGGTCGGAGCGAGCAAGGAGGTGCTACCGCGGATGTTACTTTCGTTGCTGGAGGTGTGCGACGGGGTGGTAGACGAGGAATCGCGGACATTTCGGTTCCAAATTTGGCATCGGAGAATCCCGAACAGG GGATTTATCCGCCCATGGAGGCAGACACAATAAGCCTCCATGATCCGGTGGTGCAGATTGATGAAGAAG AAATGCCATCAAATTCTGCACCAAGTCAGTCGGATAGCATTTCAGATGGGGCAAGCCAGGGTAGGTCTTTAAATTTATGCGAAGTTTTCGAGGTTTGGGTCAACTCTATCGTGTTTCACAGAGCCAGGTCCTCGCAATGCAAGCAGACCGAACTACGACAGGGCCACTCTTGA
- the LOC6035277 gene encoding uncharacterized protein LOC6035277, whose protein sequence is MVCQTCNSSLNRGKVPTLSKSNGFVYPPIPPGLPKLDMISKRLISPRFIFLVIRRLCHALGNYGIIGQVINVPVDVEEMVRVLPRDLDNDCAINVSFKKHTAHKSSHYSGWVCKGTVYAWLKYLVTTPLYKREGITFDEERLNAFGADPQEGPSRAEEAMPLDIIDDEAELLASMQQTAMWNEDMYLELCPTMNRMPSSILYDENAEELSNPDIYFGVPTTIKQGVQATVFNKASSEARRADRRGARPDHILAMAMKVLYCRMIEGLKCHFKSVGTDNVTRAQLSDPEFQRNMMEIGLAFFKGIPNSVQYWQGRKQDLFAMIRQLGKPTMFLTLSASETQWEELLKVLHKLSSDYDDLELADPLSELSAFQKAKLVVEDPVTCVAYIDKLVDVIMRILKSKRFSPFGKYYVVDYFKRIEFQQRGSAHAHIMLWCANDPREDVSEDMPATIEMINTLCSIDAFRWLGPLLGKKQEHAHTRTCYKHNDKRCRFNIPYWPMNEDRVLVPLPADDSRRSALKKRALEFREILETKTFETLEDFLADCECTEEYYLEVIRAWLQRPAFFFKRPMNQLYMNPFNVWIGGVLRSNSDLQFIMDEYSCASYLVDYVNKTNRGISAFHRELLELQEQYPDYDYQGLLKKLGVRVLNSVEMCSQEAAWILLRLPMSEASRKIEFVPTMWPNERTRCRKRHQQMDDEGLDDDSTDVWTRNIVQKYEDRDGLEDVCLADFVAWYAPMKSTKNSYKLRGTAKILRWRGYPMSEMVEYKREAVLLFLPFRNERVDLLDQNKFLQLYDSHETELIAKRKEYDCELNLEQTVEEYLRIIAQEGDGEQERAATEKHNEYVRSIDMQPNNDDIENLPTSALRAIVKQRSNVMPKADYCAWMRQANEKQRMLILHIIHRLTSFDPEIPAMQIFLTGPAGSGKTFTLRLMMETYNRYSQGHNSRNNAYIACASTGKAAVNIDGVTVHRAYRIAISRQSDSKLSPEWLQTYRNEFRNVKLHIVDEVSMLSAGNFRTMHIRLQDIHLDYLHPFADQDVTFTGDLHQLNPVNALPIYKAPRNSIGGSWLWDYIRLYELDQVMRQTDVVFSTILTAIGEGKKLTDEQKTLIESRFKSVEDCQREAPNAVWLFHQNVDVDRFNREALSGLEGLDCLADDMITGHSTSAQATSARTKLHKMSTAQTSGLPYMVRFCIGKPYMITTNIDGDDNLVNGAIGELKYVEMRENDAGEEVIYRLWLQFDTEKIGTIARSKAQAVVNARPHLLQNIALGGTIKCKRIQFPIASACSMTIHKSQGGTFSKVVYQYSRSQEQRLVYVALSRVTSLEGLYLTYADNPSLDPSKEKPVFHHAKANNSPAMRELRDEYKRLRNNRYRTIGDDFSEVLASSGPACTLMTINVQSLSAHHQDISIDSILTSVDYLALSETWLDDNSSVEIEGYTCVVQSKRDDARSGGVAIYRKTTTKTSMAVPYTPELVSQDRDELFGVADKYGDVCAATVDVMGTEVLLFSVYIIPGTTLKQKDPCCLYYELKNPSHLSCIDP, encoded by the exons ATGGTGTGCCAAACCTGCAACAGCAGCTTGAATCGTGGAAAGGTCCCAACCCTGTCCAAAAGCAACGGATTTGTTTACCCGCCGATTCCACCGGGTCTTCCCAAACTGGATATGATCAGCAAGCGGCTGATTTCTCCCCGTTTCATCTTTCTGGTGATTCGTCGTCTGTGTCATGCTTTGGGCAACTATGGTATCATTGGGCAGGTGATCAACGTGCCGGTAGACGTTGAGGAGATGGTTCGGGTTCTTCCTCGCGATCTTGATAATGACTGTGCGATTAATGTGAGCTTCAAGAAGCACACTGCACACAAATCGAGCCATTACTCGGGGTGGGTTTGCAAGGGGACTGTTTATGCTTGGCTCAAGTATCTCGTAACTACTCCGTTGTATAAACGTGAGGGCATTACTTTTGACGAAGAACGATTGAATGCGTTCGGAGCAGATCCACAGGAGGGTCCCTCGCGGGCGGAAGAAGCCATGCCACTGGATATCATCGATGATGAAGCCGAGCTGTTGGCTAGCATGCAACAAACTGCGATGTGGAACGAAGACATGTACCTGGAGCTTTGCCCTACCATGAACCGAATGCCCTCGAGTATTTTGTACGATGAGAATGCTGAGGAGTTGAGCAATCCCGACATATACTTTGGGGTCCCGACAACGATCAAGCAAGGCGTACAAGCTACTGTGTTCAACAAGGCGAGCAGTGAAGCTAGGCGAGCTGACAGGCGGGGTGCTCGTCCAGATCACATTCTGGCCATGGCCATGAAGGTGTTATACTGCCGTATGATTGAAGGGCTCAAATGTCACTTCAAATCTGTGGGAACAGATAACGTCACACGTGCCCAGCTCAGCGATCCAGAGTTCCAGAGGAATATGATGGAGATTGGCTTGGCTTTCTTCAAAGGGATACCGAACTCTGTGCAGTACTGGCAAGGACGCAAACAGGACCTCTTCGCCATGATTCGACAGTTGGGTAAACCAACAATGTTTCTCACCTTGAGCGCCAGTGAAACTCAATGGGAAGAACTGTTGAAGGTGCTGCACAAATTGTCCAGTGACTACGATGACCTTGAATTGGCCGACCCGCTGTCGGAGTTAAGCGCGTTTCAAAAGGCAAAGTTGGTCGTTGAAGATCCTGTGACGTGTGTTGCATACATCGACAAGCTTGTTGACGTCATAATGCGCATCTTGAAGTCCAAACGGTTCAGTCCATTTGGTAAATACTACGTTGTGGATTACTTCAAGCGGATCGAGTTTCAACAACGTGGTAGCGCGCATGCCCACATCATGCTCTGGTGTGCAAACGATCCTCGTGAGGACGTTTCCGAGGACATGCCCGCCACCATTGAAATGATCAACACTCTCTGCTCCATCGATGCCTTCCGTTGGTTGGGACCACTGCTTGGCAAGAAGCAAGAGCACGCTCACACACGTACATGTTACAAACACAACGATAAACGTTGTCGTTTCAACATTCCGTACTGGCCGATGAACGAGGATCGGGTATTGGTGCCCCTTCCGGCTGATGACAGTCGTCGTTCTGCACTGAAGAAACGTGCTCTCGAGTTTCGTGAGATTCTGGAAACGAAGACTTTCGAAACTCTCGAAGACTTTCTGGCCGATTGTGAGTGTACCGAGGAATACTACCTCGAAGTGATTCGTGCATGGCTACAGCGACCAGCGTTCTTCTTCAAGCGTCCGATGAATCAGCTCTACATGAATCCATTCAACGTTTGGATTGGCGGTGTACTTCGCTCCAACAGTGATCTGCAGTTCATCATGGACGAGTACTCGTGCGCCTCTTATTTGGTTGATTACGTCAACAAGACAAATCGAGGCATCAGCGCGTTTCACCGAGAGCTTCTCGAGCTGCAGGAGCAGTATCCCGACTACGACTATCAAGGCTTGCTGAAGAAGTTGGGCGTGAGAGTACTCAACAGTGTTGAGATGTGCTCACAGGAAGCAGCGTGGATCTTGCTCCGGTTACCAATGTCCGAAGCAAGccggaaaatcgaatttgtgccgACAATGTGGCCAAATGAGAGAACCCGATGCCGGAAGCGACACCAGCAGATGGACGACGAGGGACTCGACGACGACTCAACGGACGTATGGACCAGAAACATCGTCCAGAAGTATGAGGACCGCGATGGATTGGAGGATGTGTGCCTGGCTGATTTCGTCGCATGGTATGCACCGATGAAAAGCACCAAAAACAGCTACAAGCTGCGAGGCACTGCCAAAATCCTGCGATGGCGAGGATACCCGATGAGCGAAATGGTCGAGTACAAGCGAGAGGCAGTGCTCCTGTTTTTGCCGTTCCGGAATGAACGAGTCGACCTGCTGGACCAGAACAAATTCCTCCAATTGTACGATTCGCATGAGACAGAGCTCATCGCGAAACGTAAGGAATACGATTGTGAGTTGAATTTGGAGCAGACCGTTGAGGAATACCTCCGAATAATCGCACAGGAAGGCGATGGCGAGCAAGAGAGAGCCGCCACGGAGAAGCACAACGAGTACGTGAGGAGCATCGACATGCAGCCAAACAACGATGACATCGAAAACCTGCCGACTTCTGCACTGCGAGCGATTGTGAAACAACGTTCGAATGTCATGCCAAAAGCTGACTACTGTGCCTGGATGCGGCAGGCTAACGAGAAGCAGCGCATGTTGATCCTCCACATCATCCATCGACTGACGAGCTTTGATCCTGAAATTCCAGCGATGCAGATCTTCCTGACTGGACCAGCGGGTAGTGGTAAAACGTTCACACTGCGTCTGATGATGGAAACCTATAACCGGTACAGCCAAGGTCACAACTCTCGCAACAACGCGTATATTGCATGTGCGTCGACAGGCAAAGCCGCCGTTAACATTGACGGTGTTACGGTCCATCGTGCCTACCGCATTGCAATATCGCGCCAGAGTGACTCAAAGCTTAGCCCTGAATGGCTGCAGACGTACCGAAATGAATTCCGGAACGTGAAGCTCCACATTGTAGATGAAGTTAGTATGCTTAGCGCAGGTAACTTCAGAACAATGCACATACGTTTGCAGGATATTCATTTGGATTACCTTCACCCATTCGCTGACCAGGACGTTACGTTTACCGGAGATTTACATCAGCTGAATCCAGTCAATGCTTTACCAATCTATAAGGCTCCGAGAAATTCGATTGGTGGATCTTGGCTGTGGGATTACATCCGACTGTACGAGTTGGATCAGGTCATGCGTCAGACCGATGTGGTGTTCTCCACCATCCTCACCGCGATTGGCGAAGGCAAGAAACTGACGGATGAACAGAAGACGCTGATCGAGAGTCGGTTCAAGTCAGTGGAGGACTGCCAACGGGAAGCTCCCAACGCCGTTTGGCTGTTCCATCAAAACGTTGATGTCGATCGGTTCAACAGAGAAGCGTTGAGTGGGCTCGAGGGTCTGGACTGTCTTGCCGACGATATGATCACAGGTCACAGCACATCCGCTCAGGCAACCAGTGCACGAACGAAATTACATAAAATGAGCACAGCCCAAACGAGTGGGCTGCCATATATGGTTCGTTTTTGCATTGGAAAGCCCTACATGATCACTACCAACATCGATGGCGATGATAATCTGGTAAACGGAGCAATCGGCGAGCTGAAGTATGTGGAGATGCGGGAAAACGACGCCGGCGAAGAAGTGATCTACAGACTCTGGTTGCAATTCGATACGGAGAAAATCGGAACCATTGCAAGATCTAAGGCGCAGGCAGTCGTTAACGCCCGACCCCATCTCCTGCAG AACATCGCTCTTGGAGGTACGATCAAATGCAAGCGGATTCAATTTCCGATTGCGAGTGCCTGTTCCATGACAATCCACAAGTCACAAGGTGGAACTTTCTCCAAGGTCGTTTACCAGTACAGTCGCTCGCAGGAGCAAAGGCTGGTGTACGTTGCTTTGTCACGGGTTACTTCGCTGGAAGGACTCTACTTGACCTACGCGGACAATCCCTCTCTAGATCCGTCTAAGGAAAAGCCTGTGTTCCACCACGCCAAGGCAAACAACTCTCCAGCGATGCGTGAGTTGCGGGACGAATACAAGCGCTTGAGGAATAACCGTTATCGAACGATCGGAGACGATTTTTCTGAGGTGTTGGCGAGTAGTGGACCAGCATGCACCCTGATGACAATCAACGTCCAAAGCTTGAGCGCTCATCACCAGGATATATCGATCGATTCCATACTGACCAGTGTAGACTACTTGGCCCTAAGCGAGACGTGGTTGGATGATAACTCCTCGGTCGAGATTGAAGGCTACACTTGTGTTGTCCAGTCCAAAAGGGATGACGCAAGATCTGGCGGTGTGGCAATTTATCGAAAGACGACGACCAAAACCAGCATGGCAGTCCCGTATACTCCCGAATTGGTGAGTCAAGATCGAGACGAACTTTTCGGTGTGGCAGATAAATACGGTGACGTTTGCGCTGCTACAGTGGATGTGATGGGCACTGAGGTACTGCTGTTCTCGGTGTACATCATCCCAGGAACCACACTGAAGCAGAAAG ACCCATGCTGTCTGTACTACGAACTGAAGAACCCGAGCCATCTCAGTTGCATTGATCCATAA